The window CGGTCACGCGCGCCCGCACCGTGATCGAGGCGTGGGCGGACCGCACGGCCGCGCTGTCGGCGCTGCCCGGCGTGGAGCAGGTGTTCCCGTTCGAGAACCGCGGTGAGGCGATCGGCGTCACCCTCCCCCACCCGCACGGCCAGATCTACGCGTACCCCTACATCACGCCGCGCACCACCCGCCTGCTGGATTCGATCGACCGCACCGCGCCGGATCTGTTCCAGCGCATCCTCGACTTCGAGCGCGGCAGCGACCGCGTGCTCATCGCCGGTGAGCACTGGACGGCGTTCGTGCCGTTCGCCGCCCGCTGGCCCATCGAGGTGCACCTGCTGCCGCATCGCCATGTGGCCGACTTCGCCGAGACCACCGAGGCCGAGCGTGATGAGCTCGCGCCGCTGTACCTGAAGCTGCTGCGCGGCGTCGACGCGCTCTACGACTCCCCGACGCCCTACATCGCCGCGTGGCATCAGGCGCCGGTCAACCACGGCCGCGACACCGTGCGGCTCAACCTGCAGCTGACCAGCCCCCGCCGCGCCGCCGACAAGCTCAAGTTCCTCGCCGGCAGCGAGGCGGCCATGGGCGCGTGGATCGGCGACGTGCCCCCCGAAGTCGCCGCCGACCGGCTGCGCACCGCCATCGAAGGAGTCTCCCTGTGACCGCTCAGCCCACGGCGGACGCCGCCCGCGACCTGTTCGCGACCCTCACCGGCAACGAGCCGGTCGGCACCTGGTCGGCACCTGGCCGAGTGAACCTCATCGGCGAGCACACCGACTACAACGACGGCTTCGTCTTCCCGTTCGCCAC is drawn from Microbacterium sp. zg-B96 and contains these coding sequences:
- the galT gene encoding galactose-1-phosphate uridylyltransferase, whose amino-acid sequence is MPEFHSPEALTLGAGVVKRPTRLADGRDLIYYDDPDTTLGAERAVDARVLDPRPATATMRQDVLTGDWVSVATSRQNRAFLPPAELDPLAPQTATNPSEIPSRYDVAVFENKSPSFGPALAEAHGDAPAAVDPPRGIEDLEHLGLGRTRTSVGRCEVVCFSPEHSGSFGTLSVTRARTVIEAWADRTAALSALPGVEQVFPFENRGEAIGVTLPHPHGQIYAYPYITPRTTRLLDSIDRTAPDLFQRILDFERGSDRVLIAGEHWTAFVPFAARWPIEVHLLPHRHVADFAETTEAERDELAPLYLKLLRGVDALYDSPTPYIAAWHQAPVNHGRDTVRLNLQLTSPRRAADKLKFLAGSEAAMGAWIGDVPPEVAADRLRTAIEGVSL